A region from the Oceanidesulfovibrio marinus genome encodes:
- the phnX gene encoding phosphonoacetaldehyde hydrolase, which translates to MTKNTPYIHTAPYPGPILAVVLDWAGTAVDHGSLGPTAVFARSFAEHGVDVTLDEIRPFMGLEKIDHVRAMLKLDSVAAKWREAAKTEPDEKAVNAVYALLEPMMVEAVTSHAEPITGVVEAMDALRRRGVAIGSCTGYTLPMMEALVPVAAAHGYAPDYWTCASEAPAGRPWPWMCYQNAMALDVYPMEAMVKVGDTVSDIQEGRNAGMWAVGVCRTGNELGLSEAEVASLDPVELRRRMREVADRFFAAGAHFVVESAADLEIVIDDIEGRMQKGVTPLFAGPISHKILAGVR; encoded by the coding sequence ATGACCAAAAACACTCCGTACATCCACACCGCACCGTACCCCGGCCCCATCCTGGCCGTGGTGCTGGACTGGGCCGGCACCGCCGTTGACCACGGCAGTCTGGGCCCCACCGCCGTCTTTGCCCGCTCCTTTGCCGAGCACGGCGTGGACGTTACCCTCGACGAGATCCGCCCGTTCATGGGGCTGGAAAAAATCGACCACGTGCGCGCCATGCTGAAGCTGGACAGCGTGGCCGCCAAATGGCGCGAAGCCGCCAAGACCGAACCGGACGAAAAAGCCGTCAATGCCGTGTACGCGCTGCTCGAACCCATGATGGTCGAGGCGGTCACCTCCCACGCCGAGCCCATCACCGGTGTGGTGGAGGCCATGGATGCGCTGCGCCGCCGCGGCGTGGCCATCGGCTCCTGCACTGGCTACACACTGCCCATGATGGAGGCGCTTGTTCCGGTGGCCGCGGCCCATGGCTATGCGCCGGATTACTGGACCTGCGCTTCGGAGGCGCCGGCTGGTCGTCCCTGGCCGTGGATGTGCTACCAGAACGCCATGGCCCTGGACGTCTACCCCATGGAAGCCATGGTCAAGGTGGGCGACACGGTGAGCGACATCCAGGAGGGCCGCAACGCCGGCATGTGGGCCGTGGGCGTGTGCCGCACGGGCAACGAGCTGGGCCTGAGCGAGGCCGAGGTTGCATCCCTGGACCCGGTTGAGCTGCGGCGGCGGATGCGCGAGGTGGCGGACCGCTTCTTTGCTGCCGGGGCGCACTTCGTGGTCGAGTCGGCCGCGGACCTGGAGATCGTCATCGACGACATCGAGGGCAGGATGCAGAAGGGCGTCACGCCACTCTTTGCCGGCCCCATCTCGCACAAGATCCTGGCCGGAGTGCGGTAG
- a CDS encoding multidrug efflux RND transporter permease subunit yields MFSRFFIDRPVFSCVLSILILLAGIVSIFALPIAEYPEITPPTVQIDATYPGADAQTAAESVASPIEQQLSGVKNLLYFSALCSNNGAVNIVATFEIGTDQDMAAVEVQNRLSIAEPQLPAEVVRQGITVTKSSTSMLGVLALESDGRYDDIFLSNYATINLLDMIKRVPGVGDASVFGTKDYSMRIWVDPDQLASRGLTVSEVAAAIREQNAVFPAGTIGQRPSGDRLELTVPVLTQGRLQEASQYENIILRANPDGSRLLLKDVATVEMGAKSYDFFGRVNGKPTTLIPVYLQVGANALDTMNGVREAMDHAAKSFPPGVSYSVPHDTTDFIQASMEEVVHTLIEAVILVLVVVFLFLQSWRATLIPLLAVPVAIVGTFGGMLALGFTINTLTMFGLVLAIGIVVDDAIVVVENVERIMEQEGLGPRDATIKAMEQVTGALVAIVLVLSAVFVPVAFLGGLTGQLYKQFAVTIAVSVAISGLVALTLSPALCRLILRPSHGRPFILFRWFNSLVENMTSGYTGGVRRAIRWAPVTMAIFGVLCWGAYTLQKTVPTGFLPSEDQGFVLNFVMLPDGASLDRTDELTREAEEFFLSNPAVEQTILLGGLDFLSGGITSTSAATMFISLKPFDERLDPNLSAASVARQAIMHFMGNGKGRVLAVTPPAIHGLGTRAGFQLELQARGGGTTEELADVASKFVAATNQDQMLSEVRGTLRVTQPQLYVDLNREKTKMMGVQVADVFEAMQAYLSSLYVNDFNKFGRIWRVQLQAESEFRDSPSDIGRIFVRNDKGDMVPLSGVTDLSYRAGANAVSHFNGFPSVQITGAPAPGISSGAAMDEVTKIASEVLPQGYGFEWSGASYQEIKAGNQAPMVLAFGIVVVFLVLAAQYEKWSLPVAVLGVLPIAILGALVAVFMRDLAQDIYFQIGLLTLVGLSAKNAILIVEFCVAAHRDGMSIVDSALYAARMRFRPIIMTSLAFILGVVPLAISTGAGAAARHSIGTGVIGGMLAATFLAIFFVPVFFVIIQKASSFLDRSEDTYLEKLDGHSDKKEEKKP; encoded by the coding sequence ATGTTTTCGCGCTTTTTCATCGACCGTCCGGTCTTCTCTTGCGTGCTGTCCATCCTCATCCTGCTCGCGGGCATCGTTTCCATTTTCGCGCTGCCCATCGCCGAGTATCCCGAAATCACGCCGCCTACCGTCCAGATTGACGCAACCTACCCCGGCGCGGACGCCCAGACGGCAGCCGAGTCGGTAGCTTCGCCCATTGAGCAGCAGCTCAGCGGCGTCAAGAACCTGCTCTACTTCAGCGCGCTCTGCTCCAACAACGGCGCCGTGAACATCGTGGCCACCTTCGAGATCGGCACGGACCAGGACATGGCGGCCGTGGAGGTGCAGAACCGGCTCTCCATCGCCGAACCGCAGTTGCCCGCCGAGGTCGTGCGCCAGGGCATCACCGTGACCAAGTCGTCCACGAGTATGCTCGGCGTGCTGGCCCTGGAGTCCGATGGCCGTTACGACGACATCTTCCTGAGCAACTACGCCACGATCAACCTTCTGGACATGATCAAACGCGTGCCCGGCGTGGGTGATGCGAGCGTGTTCGGTACCAAAGACTACTCCATGCGCATCTGGGTCGACCCGGACCAGTTGGCATCGAGGGGTCTGACCGTATCCGAGGTGGCCGCCGCCATTCGTGAGCAGAACGCGGTGTTTCCGGCCGGTACCATCGGCCAGCGTCCTTCCGGCGACCGTCTCGAACTGACCGTGCCGGTGCTCACACAGGGCCGGCTCCAGGAGGCGTCCCAATATGAGAACATCATCCTGCGCGCCAACCCGGACGGCTCCAGGCTGCTGCTCAAGGACGTGGCCACTGTCGAGATGGGCGCGAAAAGCTACGACTTCTTCGGTCGTGTGAACGGCAAGCCCACCACGCTCATCCCCGTGTACCTCCAGGTGGGCGCCAACGCCCTGGACACCATGAACGGCGTGCGCGAGGCCATGGACCACGCGGCCAAGAGCTTCCCGCCCGGCGTGTCCTACAGCGTGCCCCACGACACCACCGACTTCATCCAGGCCTCCATGGAGGAGGTCGTACACACACTGATCGAGGCCGTTATCCTGGTTCTCGTGGTGGTCTTCCTCTTCCTGCAATCCTGGCGAGCCACGCTCATTCCGCTCCTGGCCGTACCCGTGGCCATCGTGGGAACCTTCGGCGGCATGCTCGCCCTGGGCTTCACCATCAACACCCTGACCATGTTCGGTCTGGTGCTGGCTATCGGCATCGTGGTGGATGACGCCATCGTGGTGGTGGAGAACGTGGAACGCATCATGGAGCAGGAAGGGCTCGGCCCGCGGGACGCCACGATCAAAGCCATGGAGCAGGTGACCGGCGCACTCGTGGCCATCGTGCTCGTGCTCTCTGCGGTCTTCGTTCCCGTGGCCTTCCTGGGCGGTCTCACCGGACAGCTCTACAAGCAGTTCGCCGTGACCATCGCCGTGTCCGTGGCCATCTCCGGCCTGGTGGCGCTCACCCTGAGCCCGGCCCTGTGCCGGCTGATTCTGCGCCCTTCCCACGGCAGGCCGTTCATCCTGTTCCGCTGGTTCAACTCGCTGGTCGAGAACATGACCTCGGGCTACACCGGAGGCGTCCGCCGGGCCATACGCTGGGCTCCGGTCACAATGGCCATATTCGGCGTGCTCTGCTGGGGCGCGTACACCCTCCAGAAGACCGTGCCCACGGGCTTTCTGCCTTCGGAAGACCAGGGCTTCGTGCTCAACTTCGTCATGCTCCCGGACGGCGCTTCACTGGACCGCACGGACGAGCTGACGCGTGAGGCCGAGGAGTTCTTCCTGAGCAACCCGGCCGTGGAGCAGACCATCCTGCTCGGCGGCCTGGACTTCCTGAGCGGTGGCATCACCAGCACCAGCGCTGCAACCATGTTCATCAGCCTCAAGCCCTTTGACGAGCGGCTCGATCCGAACCTCTCCGCAGCGTCCGTGGCCAGACAGGCCATCATGCACTTCATGGGCAATGGCAAAGGCCGGGTTCTGGCGGTTACGCCGCCCGCGATTCACGGCCTGGGCACCCGCGCCGGATTCCAGCTCGAACTGCAGGCCCGCGGTGGGGGAACCACCGAGGAGCTGGCCGACGTGGCCAGCAAGTTCGTTGCAGCAACCAACCAGGACCAGATGCTGAGCGAGGTGCGCGGCACCCTGCGAGTCACCCAGCCGCAGCTCTACGTGGACCTGAACCGCGAGAAAACCAAGATGATGGGCGTGCAGGTGGCCGACGTGTTCGAAGCCATGCAGGCCTACCTGAGCTCACTTTACGTCAACGACTTCAACAAGTTCGGCCGCATCTGGCGCGTGCAGCTCCAGGCCGAGTCCGAGTTCCGCGACAGCCCCTCGGACATCGGCCGGATATTCGTGCGCAACGACAAGGGCGACATGGTGCCGCTGTCCGGCGTGACCGACCTCAGCTACCGCGCCGGAGCGAACGCGGTCTCGCACTTCAACGGCTTCCCCTCTGTCCAGATCACCGGCGCTCCTGCGCCGGGCATCAGCAGTGGCGCAGCCATGGATGAGGTCACCAAGATCGCGTCCGAGGTCCTGCCGCAAGGCTATGGCTTCGAGTGGAGCGGCGCATCCTACCAGGAGATCAAGGCCGGCAACCAGGCGCCCATGGTCCTGGCGTTCGGCATCGTGGTCGTGTTCCTGGTGCTGGCCGCCCAGTACGAGAAGTGGAGCCTGCCCGTCGCAGTGCTCGGCGTCCTGCCCATCGCCATTCTCGGCGCACTGGTGGCCGTGTTCATGCGCGATCTGGCGCAGGACATCTACTTCCAGATCGGCTTGTTGACCCTTGTGGGTCTGTCGGCCAAGAACGCCATCCTCATCGTGGAGTTCTGCGTGGCCGCGCACCGAGACGGCATGTCCATCGTGGACTCGGCCCTGTATGCAGCGCGCATGCGCTTCCGGCCCATCATCATGACGTCGCTGGCCTTCATCCTGGGCGTTGTGCCTCTGGCCATCTCCACCGGCGCCGGTGCTGCGGCCCGCCACTCCATCGGCACGGGCGTCATCGGCGGCATGCTCGCCGCCACATTCCTGGCCATCTTCTTCGTCCCGGTCTTCTTCGTGATCATCCAGAAGGCGAGCTCGTTCCTCGACCGGAGCGAGGACACCTACCTGGAGAAGCTGGACGGCCATTCGGATAAGAAAGAAGAGAAGAAGCCGTAA
- a CDS encoding AI-2E family transporter: MQQSQRTSTHGVVIFACALFIPIACVFILTYWRAIFMPIVLAVMVWYLINAMAHAYTRVPFPIFRHSKKLGLLLSICTVFLVGLGLFQLTMQSIGAAEALYPTYEQKLDALLVGISTQLHLEKTLNISQLLDRLDLSSVASFIASRTAGIVFTLLMVFFYVIFLLMQQRYFHDKVALIVGSEERAASVDIVFRKINKEIRTYIGVMAFLAVITGLFTFVVLWWLGMDFAVLLSVVVALFSFIPTLGTAFGIVVPSLMALLQFDSYSPFFVVVISLGTMQIVFNNYLQPKLMGRSMNLSPFLILVSLAVWGWIWGITGAVLCIPITVSLMIVFAQFETTRPIAVLLSMDGKLDAGQSEP; this comes from the coding sequence ATGCAACAATCCCAACGCACCAGCACTCATGGCGTCGTCATCTTTGCCTGCGCGCTTTTCATCCCCATCGCCTGCGTCTTCATCCTCACCTACTGGCGCGCCATCTTCATGCCCATCGTGCTGGCCGTGATGGTCTGGTACCTGATCAACGCCATGGCCCACGCCTACACCCGGGTCCCCTTTCCCATCTTCCGCCACAGCAAGAAGCTGGGTCTGCTGCTCTCCATCTGCACCGTCTTCCTGGTGGGGCTGGGCCTGTTCCAGCTCACCATGCAGAGCATCGGCGCGGCCGAGGCGCTCTACCCGACCTATGAGCAAAAGCTGGACGCCCTGCTGGTGGGTATTTCCACACAGCTCCACCTGGAAAAGACCCTGAACATCTCCCAGCTCCTCGACCGCCTGGACCTCAGCTCCGTCGCCTCGTTCATAGCCTCCAGAACGGCGGGCATCGTCTTCACCCTGCTCATGGTCTTCTTCTACGTCATCTTCCTGCTCATGCAGCAGCGCTACTTCCACGACAAGGTCGCGCTGATCGTGGGCTCTGAGGAGCGGGCAGCCTCGGTGGACATCGTCTTCCGCAAGATCAACAAGGAGATACGGACCTACATCGGCGTGATGGCCTTTCTGGCCGTGATCACCGGCCTGTTCACCTTTGTCGTGCTCTGGTGGCTGGGCATGGACTTCGCCGTGCTGCTCTCGGTGGTTGTGGCGCTGTTCAGCTTCATCCCAACCCTGGGCACGGCCTTCGGCATTGTGGTGCCGTCGCTCATGGCGCTTTTGCAGTTCGATTCCTACTCTCCGTTCTTCGTGGTGGTCATCTCCCTGGGAACCATGCAGATCGTGTTCAACAACTACCTGCAACCCAAGCTCATGGGCCGCTCCATGAACCTCAGCCCGTTCCTCATTCTCGTCTCCCTGGCCGTGTGGGGCTGGATCTGGGGGATCACGGGCGCAGTGCTCTGCATCCCCATAACCGTGTCGCTGATGATCGTGTTCGCGCAGTTTGAGACCACCAGGCCCATCGCCGTGCTGCTTTCCATGGACGGCAAGCTGGACGCGGGCCAGTCCGAGCCCTGA
- a CDS encoding dipeptidase: MKHLVSFLLVFLLAAPSALACTTTITGKDASADGSVLVSHSDDGLSDARMVYVPPMDHKPGSKRAVFYSHDALGFKPEWGGTETQRLVTDTRGPGYTNPKLAQSVPLGYIPQVAHTYGYFDANYGLVNEHGLAIGECTDKAKVHPQPDPDKRIFYSAELSRVALERCTTAREAVELMGQLIEQYGYYGTGETLLVADKDEGWVFEMCGYDMEGAGGVWVAQRVPDDGFFVAANEFRIRKIRKDAPDMLYSKNVFDIARKKGWWKPADGALDWAKTYSGGEFHHPYYSLRRVWRAQSLVAPSLKLPAWVDGPFTTAYPFAITPDQKLDVEDIAAIHRDNYEGTEFDLTKGLAAGPFGNPNRFEGHGEAVSDGSLSSVKGAFERPLNIYRCVYSYVTQCRGTMPAGIGTVIWFAPDRPATAVLMPFYAGALNLPESVQTADALVYNEKSMWTAFNYVANYAMLKYSYMIKDIHALRDTFEAAALGGQKELEAKAAALWNDGKEHEAQALLTEYSDKNAAKVLAAWWELSHDLYIKYNDGYVNTKGDLGEPVFYPAWWLKKVDYPDGPLHYEKSAN; the protein is encoded by the coding sequence GTGAAACACCTTGTCTCTTTTCTTCTCGTTTTCCTGCTCGCAGCGCCTTCGGCCCTGGCCTGCACCACCACCATCACCGGCAAGGACGCCTCTGCCGACGGCTCGGTGCTGGTCTCCCACTCGGACGACGGGCTCTCCGACGCGCGCATGGTCTATGTGCCGCCCATGGATCACAAACCCGGCTCCAAGCGGGCGGTCTTCTACTCCCACGACGCCCTGGGCTTCAAGCCGGAGTGGGGCGGCACCGAGACCCAGCGGCTGGTCACGGACACCCGCGGCCCCGGCTACACCAATCCGAAGCTCGCACAGAGCGTTCCCCTGGGCTACATCCCCCAGGTGGCTCACACCTACGGCTACTTCGACGCCAACTACGGCCTGGTCAACGAGCACGGCCTGGCCATAGGCGAGTGCACGGACAAGGCCAAGGTCCATCCCCAGCCTGATCCGGACAAACGCATCTTCTACTCGGCCGAGCTCTCCCGCGTGGCCCTGGAGCGCTGCACCACGGCGCGCGAGGCCGTGGAGCTCATGGGCCAGCTCATCGAGCAGTACGGCTACTACGGCACGGGCGAGACCCTGCTGGTGGCGGACAAAGACGAGGGCTGGGTCTTCGAGATGTGTGGCTACGACATGGAGGGCGCCGGCGGCGTCTGGGTTGCCCAGCGTGTGCCGGATGACGGCTTTTTCGTGGCGGCCAACGAGTTCCGCATCCGCAAGATTCGCAAGGACGCGCCGGACATGCTCTACTCCAAGAACGTCTTCGACATCGCCCGGAAGAAAGGCTGGTGGAAGCCGGCGGACGGCGCCCTGGACTGGGCAAAGACATACAGCGGCGGCGAGTTCCACCACCCCTACTACTCCCTGCGCCGGGTCTGGCGGGCGCAGTCTCTGGTTGCCCCTTCGCTGAAGCTGCCCGCCTGGGTGGACGGCCCATTCACCACCGCCTACCCCTTTGCCATCACACCCGACCAGAAGCTGGACGTGGAGGACATCGCGGCCATCCACCGCGACAACTACGAGGGCACGGAGTTCGACCTGACCAAGGGTCTGGCCGCCGGCCCCTTCGGCAATCCCAACCGCTTCGAGGGCCATGGCGAGGCCGTGTCCGACGGCAGCCTCTCTTCGGTCAAGGGCGCCTTTGAGCGGCCGCTGAACATTTACCGCTGTGTGTACTCCTACGTGACCCAGTGCCGCGGCACCATGCCGGCCGGCATCGGCACGGTAATCTGGTTTGCGCCGGACCGCCCGGCCACGGCCGTGCTCATGCCCTTCTACGCCGGCGCGCTGAACCTGCCGGAAAGCGTGCAGACGGCCGACGCCCTGGTCTACAACGAGAAGAGCATGTGGACCGCGTTCAACTACGTGGCCAACTACGCCATGCTCAAGTACTCCTACATGATCAAGGATATCCACGCCCTGCGCGATACGTTCGAGGCCGCCGCCCTGGGAGGGCAGAAGGAGCTGGAGGCAAAAGCCGCGGCGCTGTGGAACGACGGCAAGGAGCACGAGGCCCAAGCGCTGCTCACCGAGTACTCGGACAAGAACGCCGCCAAGGTGCTCGCCGCGTGGTGGGAGCTCTCCCACGACCTCTACATCAAGTACAACGACGGCTACGTAAACACCAAGGGCGACCTGGGCGAGCCGGTGTTCTACCCGGCGTGGTGGCTCAAGAAGGTGGACTACCCGGACGGCCCCCTGCACTACGAAAAATCGGCGAACTAG
- a CDS encoding class I SAM-dependent methyltransferase — protein MVTLNSLAYHFSNNNRHKKWRFFIGEFVPGPEDLALDVGFSEREFSSTTNYIEKHYPFPNRLSALGVEEPKAIIERYPDVSFSRYDGAIFPFADQTFDLLWSNAVIEHVGDYSRQVAFLKEIRRVAKRFFITTPNLYFPVEVHTRTPFLHYLGKERFDWYLRRRGQGWATDNYMHLLSRKQIARLCIDAGVTNCVIRPNRLFGFILEYWIYTPRDNALCH, from the coding sequence ATGGTAACGTTGAACAGCCTCGCGTATCACTTCTCGAATAACAACAGGCACAAGAAATGGCGCTTCTTTATCGGTGAATTTGTCCCTGGGCCTGAGGATCTGGCTCTGGACGTGGGCTTTTCCGAGCGCGAGTTCTCTTCCACCACGAACTACATCGAGAAGCACTACCCTTTTCCGAACCGGCTCAGCGCTTTGGGCGTCGAAGAGCCGAAAGCCATCATCGAGCGGTATCCGGATGTGTCCTTCAGCCGCTATGACGGAGCGATTTTTCCCTTCGCAGATCAGACATTCGACCTCCTGTGGTCCAACGCCGTCATCGAGCATGTTGGCGATTACTCTCGCCAAGTCGCCTTTCTCAAGGAAATACGGCGCGTCGCCAAACGTTTTTTCATTACCACGCCGAACCTCTACTTTCCTGTGGAGGTGCACACGCGCACGCCATTCCTGCACTATCTGGGCAAGGAGCGCTTCGACTGGTATCTGCGGCGGCGGGGACAGGGCTGGGCGACAGACAATTACATGCACCTGTTGAGCCGAAAACAGATCGCGCGGCTCTGCATCGACGCGGGCGTGACCAATTGCGTCATTCGGCCCAACCGGTTGTTCGGCTTCATTCTGGAGTACTGGATATACACACCGCGCGACAACGCTTTGTGCCATTGA
- a CDS encoding 2-aminoethylphosphonate--pyruvate transaminase, which produces MDLNLMPDNPYVLLTPGPLSTSKSVRAAMFRDWCTWDAEYNDIVQAVRSRLVALATDTPGYTSVLMQGSGTFSVESCITTAVPDDGHLLVLANGHYGERMARIAERAGIQATMLDFGETDAVEPGVVREELANDPTISHVAVVHCETTTGMLNPVEAIGSVVKEAGRIYIVDAMSSFGGIPMDMAGIGADFLVSSANKCIQGVPGFGFILARRSEMETLEGRARSLSLDAYEQWKVMEDKGGKWRFTSPTHVVRAFAQALDELQAEGGVAARHARYSENQRLLVQGLRELGFRTLLPDVLQSPIITSFLYPETGAFEFGEFYSRLKAMGYVIYPGKVTGAATFRIGTIGEFGPQDVPGLLKAVAQALDEMQGEQTVGS; this is translated from the coding sequence ATGGACCTGAACCTGATGCCCGACAACCCCTACGTGTTGCTGACGCCCGGCCCGCTCTCCACAAGCAAGTCCGTGCGTGCGGCCATGTTCCGCGACTGGTGCACCTGGGACGCGGAGTACAACGACATCGTCCAGGCAGTGCGCAGCCGGCTGGTGGCCCTGGCCACGGATACGCCCGGCTACACCAGCGTGCTCATGCAGGGCAGCGGCACCTTTTCCGTGGAGTCGTGCATCACCACTGCCGTGCCGGATGACGGCCATTTGCTGGTGCTGGCCAACGGCCACTACGGTGAGCGCATGGCCCGGATCGCCGAGCGCGCCGGCATTCAGGCCACCATGCTGGACTTCGGCGAGACAGACGCCGTGGAGCCGGGCGTGGTGCGGGAGGAGCTGGCAAACGATCCCACCATCAGCCACGTGGCCGTGGTCCACTGCGAGACCACCACCGGTATGCTCAACCCGGTGGAGGCCATCGGCAGCGTGGTCAAGGAGGCTGGCCGCATCTACATCGTGGACGCCATGTCGAGCTTTGGCGGCATCCCCATGGATATGGCCGGCATCGGCGCGGACTTCCTGGTATCCAGCGCGAACAAGTGCATTCAGGGCGTGCCTGGCTTCGGCTTCATCCTGGCCAGGCGTTCGGAGATGGAAACGCTGGAGGGCAGGGCGCGGTCGCTCTCCCTGGACGCCTATGAGCAGTGGAAGGTGATGGAGGACAAGGGCGGCAAGTGGCGGTTCACCTCGCCTACGCACGTGGTGCGCGCCTTTGCCCAGGCCCTGGACGAGCTTCAGGCCGAGGGAGGCGTGGCCGCGCGGCACGCCCGGTACAGCGAGAACCAGCGCCTGCTGGTGCAGGGCTTGCGCGAGCTGGGCTTCCGCACGCTGCTGCCGGACGTTCTGCAATCGCCCATCATCACGTCATTTCTCTATCCGGAGACAGGCGCTTTCGAGTTCGGCGAGTTCTACAGCCGCCTCAAGGCGATGGGCTACGTCATCTACCCCGGCAAGGTCACTGGCGCGGCCACATTCCGCATCGGCACCATCGGCGAATTCGGGCCGCAGGATGTGCCGGGTCTGCTGAAGGCCGTAGCGCAGGCTCTGGACGAGATGCAGGGCGAGCAGACAGTCGGAAGCTGA
- the pbfA gene encoding (R)-1-hydroxy-2-aminoethylphosphonate ammonia-lyase has protein sequence MRNKADRPDTGLPPGEGDVNQSPYRAAWQERLGPDARALLAEDERYFLRQSLSTPCLNALAGASGSRIADMDGREYLDFHGNSVHQLGFAHPAVVAALQHQLEELSFSPRRYANRAAVNLAKALVESAPEPLGKALFAPGGTLAVGMALKLARYATGRFKTVSFWDSFHGASLDAVSIGGEALFRQGVGPLLPGAVHVPPPEPGRCIHPKETDCGRCGLACAEHLEYVMAHEGDVAAVIAEPIRCTTASPPPPGFWPAVREICNRHGALLIFDETAVCLGRTGRLFACEHFGADPDILVLGKGLGGGVFPMAAMLARPELDVAPQAALGHYTHEKSPIGAACGLAVLETIEREDLVTRSAESGAYLLERLQAMRNDPRLDAVITDIRGLGLTLAVELRHPDGKEAARDLADRVMYACLERGLSFKTSHGVVLTLTPPLNIDTQDLDLAADIVAAGLAHALDHPTA, from the coding sequence ATGCGAAACAAGGCGGACCGGCCCGATACCGGGTTGCCCCCTGGCGAAGGGGACGTGAACCAGTCGCCCTATCGCGCGGCTTGGCAGGAGCGCCTGGGCCCGGACGCGCGGGCGCTCCTGGCCGAGGATGAGCGCTACTTCCTGCGCCAGTCCCTGTCCACGCCGTGCCTCAACGCCCTTGCCGGGGCCTCGGGCTCCCGCATCGCGGATATGGACGGCCGCGAGTATCTGGACTTCCACGGCAACAGCGTGCACCAGCTCGGCTTTGCCCATCCGGCCGTGGTCGCGGCGCTGCAACATCAGCTGGAGGAACTCTCCTTCAGCCCCAGGCGCTACGCCAACCGCGCGGCCGTGAATCTGGCCAAGGCATTGGTGGAGAGCGCACCGGAGCCGCTGGGCAAGGCGCTCTTCGCGCCGGGCGGCACACTGGCCGTGGGTATGGCGCTTAAGCTGGCACGGTACGCCACCGGCCGGTTCAAGACCGTCTCCTTCTGGGACTCCTTCCACGGGGCCTCGCTGGATGCGGTCTCCATAGGCGGGGAAGCGCTGTTCCGCCAGGGCGTGGGTCCGCTGCTGCCCGGTGCGGTCCACGTGCCGCCGCCGGAGCCGGGACGCTGCATCCACCCCAAGGAAACGGACTGCGGCCGCTGCGGTTTGGCCTGCGCTGAGCACCTCGAGTACGTCATGGCGCATGAGGGCGACGTGGCCGCAGTCATTGCCGAACCCATACGCTGCACCACGGCGTCGCCCCCGCCGCCGGGGTTCTGGCCGGCGGTGCGCGAGATATGCAACCGCCACGGCGCGCTGCTGATCTTCGACGAGACGGCGGTGTGCCTGGGCCGCACAGGCAGACTCTTTGCCTGCGAGCACTTCGGGGCCGATCCCGACATCCTGGTGCTGGGCAAGGGTCTGGGCGGCGGCGTGTTTCCCATGGCCGCCATGCTCGCCAGACCGGAGCTGGACGTGGCGCCGCAGGCAGCGCTGGGCCACTACACGCACGAGAAGTCGCCCATCGGCGCGGCCTGCGGACTGGCCGTGCTGGAGACTATTGAGCGCGAAGACCTCGTGACCCGGTCGGCGGAAAGCGGCGCGTATCTGCTCGAACGCTTGCAGGCCATGCGCAACGATCCTCGCCTGGACGCGGTCATTACGGACATCCGCGGTCTGGGCCTGACCCTTGCCGTGGAGCTGCGCCATCCCGACGGCAAGGAGGCTGCGCGCGATCTTGCGGACCGCGTCATGTACGCCTGCCTGGAGCGCGGCCTGTCTTTCAAGACCTCCCACGGCGTGGTGCTCACGCTTACGCCGCCGCTGAATATCGACACACAGGACCTGGACCTCGCGGCGGATATCGTCGCGGCGGGTCTGGCCCATGCCCTGGATCATCCCACAGCCTGA